The Acidobacteriota bacterium genome has a window encoding:
- a CDS encoding thiamine pyrophosphate-dependent enzyme, giving the protein MPSPPPDPNPLQPSLGTLRRRLGAFVAERHPHALELCLEVFDQAVTAGPGAGDLEELARRVADGLTRALQGRLEKASGEHLGETIPGVTVAERLGQARDELVAAVTGCLRREILRASLTADERRELLRGMLLTRAADSRLKTLFTSGELRFENRPFQGKGFRSLGQEAVYGAALRLRRGESHRRDDGSWGGDVVAPLIRDAGVALAMDPSADGVFRLLNAQGGKAGPPMDGKDLHLGDFSRGILPPTAPLSIATATVTGLALAMQREEQGRIAVAFIGEGGSSLGEWHEALNFCAARHLPAVFCVENNQTALSTPVHQQAAVRTFADRGLGHGVPACTVDGTDPEAIAAAFAWAALRARQGVGPTLVELVALRICGHAHHDDSLYLGHDPRPGWGYPELREGGYGDPEAFRFWAPKDPLVTYPQRLMEAGLLTSEELEALREEVTAVVDEATERLVAAPWPEPAVAGRGVLADEPRRRHVEILDQRPAAAPPFPELPKVEAGSPFDPDGATFLEALTQGIGEGLRHDPEAFVLGQDVGAPYGNAFLLLRPLLDELGERIVNAPLAESAILGAAVGSALAGMHPVAEIQFNDFVATGFNQLVNNAAMLRYRWGASVPMVVRLPWGGLRSAGPFHSQNTEAWLYRVPGLKIVAPSTPEDARALFLSALADPDPVLFYEHIALYRDPRRRQRLEASPPLPGTAGHVPLGRAALRRAGSDLAILSYGASVHLALEVAEELARDGAQCSVLDLRSLAPLDLPAALAVAGHCGRVLIVHEDHRTGGIGESLAAKIQEQAFEYLDAPVRILGALDTPVPYSPPLEREYLPGKERMATAARKLLEY; this is encoded by the coding sequence ATGCCGTCCCCTCCCCCAGATCCCAACCCGCTGCAGCCGAGCCTCGGCACCCTCCGCCGCCGCCTCGGCGCCTTCGTGGCGGAGCGCCATCCCCACGCTCTGGAGCTTTGCCTGGAGGTTTTCGATCAGGCCGTGACCGCCGGTCCTGGAGCTGGCGACCTGGAGGAGCTGGCTCGGCGGGTGGCCGACGGGCTGACCCGAGCCCTCCAGGGGCGCCTGGAAAAAGCCAGCGGGGAGCATTTAGGGGAGACCATCCCCGGGGTGACGGTGGCGGAACGACTGGGGCAAGCCCGGGACGAGCTGGTGGCGGCGGTGACAGGCTGCCTTCGGCGGGAGATTCTTCGCGCCTCCCTCACCGCCGACGAGCGCCGGGAGCTGCTCCGCGGCATGCTGCTGACCCGCGCCGCCGACAGCCGCCTCAAGACCCTCTTCACCAGCGGCGAGCTGCGCTTCGAGAACCGGCCCTTCCAGGGCAAAGGCTTCCGCTCCTTGGGTCAGGAGGCGGTCTATGGCGCGGCGCTACGGCTGCGGCGGGGCGAGAGCCATCGGCGGGACGACGGCTCCTGGGGCGGCGACGTGGTGGCGCCGTTGATCCGCGATGCCGGCGTCGCCCTGGCCATGGATCCTTCCGCCGACGGCGTCTTTCGGCTGCTCAACGCCCAGGGCGGCAAGGCCGGACCGCCCATGGACGGCAAGGATCTGCACCTGGGGGACTTTTCCCGCGGCATCCTCCCCCCCACCGCTCCCCTGTCCATCGCCACCGCCACCGTCACCGGCCTCGCCCTGGCGATGCAGCGGGAAGAACAAGGCCGTATCGCCGTGGCCTTCATCGGCGAGGGCGGGAGCTCGCTGGGGGAATGGCACGAGGCCCTCAACTTCTGCGCCGCCCGGCACCTGCCGGCGGTCTTCTGCGTGGAGAACAACCAAACCGCCCTCTCCACCCCGGTGCACCAGCAGGCGGCGGTGCGCACCTTTGCGGACCGGGGTCTGGGCCACGGCGTCCCCGCCTGCACCGTCGACGGCACCGACCCGGAGGCCATCGCCGCCGCCTTCGCCTGGGCCGCCCTCCGCGCCCGCCAAGGGGTGGGGCCAACCCTCGTCGAGCTGGTAGCGCTGCGCATATGCGGCCACGCCCATCACGACGACTCCCTCTATCTGGGCCACGATCCGCGGCCGGGGTGGGGGTATCCGGAGCTGCGGGAGGGCGGCTACGGCGACCCCGAGGCCTTCCGCTTCTGGGCTCCCAAGGATCCGCTGGTGACCTACCCCCAGCGGCTGATGGAGGCCGGCCTGCTGACCTCGGAGGAGCTGGAGGCTCTGCGAGAGGAGGTGACGGCGGTGGTGGACGAGGCCACCGAGCGCCTGGTCGCCGCCCCTTGGCCCGAGCCAGCAGTCGCCGGCCGGGGAGTGCTCGCCGACGAGCCCCGGCGCCGGCACGTGGAGATCCTCGACCAGCGTCCGGCGGCGGCACCGCCCTTCCCCGAACTGCCGAAGGTCGAGGCCGGCAGCCCCTTCGACCCCGACGGAGCAACCTTCTTGGAAGCGCTGACCCAAGGCATCGGCGAAGGCCTGCGTCACGACCCCGAGGCCTTCGTCCTGGGCCAGGACGTGGGTGCGCCCTACGGCAACGCCTTCCTGCTGCTGCGCCCACTCCTCGACGAGCTGGGAGAGCGCATCGTCAACGCTCCGCTGGCGGAGAGCGCCATCCTCGGCGCCGCGGTGGGTTCGGCCCTCGCGGGCATGCACCCGGTGGCGGAGATCCAATTCAACGACTTCGTCGCCACCGGCTTCAATCAGCTGGTCAACAACGCCGCCATGCTGCGCTACCGCTGGGGCGCCTCGGTGCCCATGGTGGTGCGCCTGCCCTGGGGCGGACTGCGCTCCGCCGGCCCCTTCCACAGCCAGAATACGGAAGCCTGGTTGTACCGCGTGCCGGGCCTCAAGATCGTCGCTCCCTCGACCCCGGAGGACGCCCGCGCCCTCTTTCTCAGCGCCCTGGCGGATCCGGATCCGGTGCTCTTCTACGAGCACATCGCCCTCTACCGCGACCCGCGGCGGCGCCAGCGCCTCGAGGCGTCCCCGCCACTGCCGGGGACGGCGGGGCATGTACCCCTGGGGCGGGCTGCCCTACGCCGCGCCGGCTCGGATCTGGCGATCCTCTCCTACGGTGCTTCCGTCCACCTGGCCCTGGAGGTCGCCGAGGAGCTGGCCCGGGACGGCGCCCAGTGCTCGGTGCTGGACCTGCGCTCTCTGGCCCCGCTGGATCTGCCGGCGGCGCTGGCGGTGGCGGGCCATTGCGGCCGGGTGCTCATCGTCCACGAGGACCACCGCACCGGCGGCATCGGCGAGAGCCTGGCGGCGAAAATTCAGGAGCAGGCGTTCGAATATTTGGACGCCCCGGTACGCATCCTCGGCGCCCTGGACACACCGGTTCCCTACTCGCCGCCGCTGGAGCGCGAGTATTTGCCGGGCAAGGAGCGCATGGCTACCGCTGCCCGCAAGCTGTTGGAATATTGA
- a CDS encoding phosphate ABC transporter substrate-binding protein, giving the protein MKRKRLFLLALLLALLTISPASDAQTGFQLIVNEDNPYQSVSRDQAADFFLKKDTSWEDGTPVEPVDLSKPASVREAFSETVLKRSPNAIKKYWQRQIFTGRNSSPPEKGSEAEVIAFVRDNRGAIGYVSTGARLGDGVRRLDLN; this is encoded by the coding sequence ATGAAGCGCAAAAGACTTTTCTTGCTGGCTCTGCTCCTCGCGCTGCTGACGATCTCTCCAGCGTCGGACGCGCAGACCGGATTCCAGCTCATCGTCAACGAGGACAACCCGTACCAGTCCGTCAGTCGCGACCAGGCCGCTGACTTCTTCCTCAAGAAGGACACCTCCTGGGAGGACGGAACGCCGGTGGAGCCGGTGGACCTGTCCAAGCCGGCGTCGGTTCGCGAGGCGTTCTCGGAGACGGTGCTCAAGCGGAGCCCCAACGCCATCAAGAAGTATTGGCAGCGGCAGATCTTCACCGGGCGCAACTCCTCGCCGCCGGAAAAGGGCAGCGAGGCCGAGGTCATCGCCTTCGTGCGCGACAATCGCGGGGCCATCGGCTATGTCTCCACCGGGGCTCGCCTCGGGGACGGCGTGCGGCGCCTCGATCTCAACTAG